The window CCACCGTCGCCGTCCGCCCGCCCGTCGGAAACCCCGTCTCAGCGGGTTTCACGCCCGACTTCGACGAGGGTGACGCCGACCTCATCCCGCCCGCCGAACGCGACGAAGTCGCGCGGGGACTCGCCGCGAGCGCCGCCCTCCAGGTGAAGGTCGCGCTCGCGAACGCGGACATCGACCCGCCCGCACGATAACTCTCCGACTCTCCTACTCGGCGCGCGGCGGTGCGCCGAACAATCCGTACGCGACGAGCGCGAGCGCACCGAAACTCCCGGCGCTCACGCTCGCCGTCACCGACGCGCCCACCGACTGTCCGATGACGACTCCCGCCAGCAGGAGCAACGGCACTCCGACCAGCACGAGGTCGTAGACGGACGCCCCGACCGCCGACCCGAGCAGGCGGTCGAG is drawn from Salarchaeum sp. JOR-1 and contains these coding sequences:
- a CDS encoding DUF5811 family protein — its product is MNGNTPYAGPNTPDVALSSAQHRALRESLSRIASRTREFLPDEYTVGSEVNQGSNGPQATVAVRPPVGNPVSAGFTPDFDEGDADLIPPAERDEVARGLAASAALQVKVALANADIDPPAR